A stretch of Corallococcus soli DNA encodes these proteins:
- a CDS encoding mannose-1-phosphate guanylyltransferase encodes MALYPVIMAGGSGTRFWPLSRQARPKQFLPLASKHPLLTDTALRLKGLAPVKNTFIVCGPVHAKTALKLVKGLPKGNLLVEPVARNTAPAIALAALQVAARDPRGILAVLPSDHHVADVKGFQRTLAEAARIAEGGHIVTLGIKPARPETGYGYIQVGDALEGGGRGVKAFKEKPDLKTAQAYLAGGDYLWNGGIFVFRADVMLEAFQKHMPEMRKGLDALQKAAGKRTFSAVLKRVFPKLPSISIDYGVMEKAENIAVLDGDFGWSDVGSFAAIPEVRPADAQGNVVSGDAVLVDCTNCVVLGDKRTLSVVGMHDVVVVDSGDAVLVVPKDKSQDVRKVVEALKAKKRLKLL; translated from the coding sequence ATGGCCCTCTATCCCGTCATCATGGCCGGTGGCTCCGGCACCCGCTTCTGGCCGCTGTCCCGCCAGGCCCGTCCGAAGCAGTTCCTCCCGCTCGCCTCCAAGCACCCGCTGCTCACCGACACCGCCCTGCGCCTGAAGGGCCTGGCGCCGGTGAAGAACACCTTCATCGTCTGCGGCCCCGTGCACGCGAAGACGGCCTTGAAGCTGGTCAAGGGCCTGCCCAAGGGCAACCTCCTGGTGGAGCCCGTGGCGCGCAACACCGCGCCCGCCATCGCGCTGGCCGCCCTCCAGGTGGCCGCGCGCGACCCGCGGGGCATCCTCGCGGTGCTGCCGTCGGATCACCACGTCGCGGACGTGAAGGGCTTCCAGCGCACGCTCGCGGAGGCCGCGCGCATCGCGGAGGGCGGCCACATCGTCACGCTGGGCATCAAGCCCGCGCGCCCGGAGACGGGCTATGGCTACATCCAGGTGGGTGACGCGCTGGAGGGCGGCGGCCGCGGCGTGAAGGCCTTCAAGGAGAAGCCCGACCTCAAGACGGCGCAGGCGTACCTGGCCGGCGGCGACTACCTGTGGAACGGCGGCATCTTCGTCTTCCGCGCGGACGTGATGCTGGAGGCCTTCCAGAAGCACATGCCGGAGATGCGCAAGGGCCTGGACGCGCTCCAGAAGGCCGCGGGCAAGCGCACCTTCTCCGCCGTGCTCAAGCGCGTGTTCCCCAAGCTGCCCTCCATCTCCATCGACTACGGCGTGATGGAGAAGGCGGAGAACATCGCGGTGCTGGACGGCGACTTCGGCTGGTCCGACGTGGGCTCCTTCGCCGCCATCCCCGAAGTGCGCCCCGCCGACGCGCAGGGCAACGTCGTCTCCGGCGACGCGGTGCTGGTGGACTGCACCAACTGCGTGGTGCTGGGGGACAAGCGGACCCTCTCCGTCGTCGGCATGCACGACGTGGTGGTGGTGGACTCCGGCGACGCCGTCCTCGTCGTCCCCAAGGACAAGAGCCAGGACGTCCGCAAGGTCGTCGAAGCCCTCAAGGCGAAGAAGCGCCTGAAGCTGCTGTAG
- a CDS encoding DUF4062 domain-containing protein, whose amino-acid sequence MHRKLQIFISSTYVDLIDERQAAVDAVLKSGHIPAGMELFAAGSKSQMETIKRWIDESDIYMLILGSRYGSIEARSGKSYTQVEYEYAVSVNKPLFAVVLTDDAIDRKVQVLGRRVVETENPRDWKDFRSLVLNRVCRLVEDSRDIKLAIHESLAELGRRHAFRGWVSGEQVEGLNDALKKIRDLQRENAELRAGLSKKELSSSFRAAVDWVKLERTLKAMKVSFSFEGRVTERSVLSWFYYLRQSFVRGVDNRPQASSEDLFLYNNVAPSLAIHGLVQDEKVSGVQWRRFCTTRLGNEFLAYLVDTMAESTNPMLGLPPRARVTVEQMAVTEVSVAKAREREAPPKGNSKVDRNSKP is encoded by the coding sequence ATGCATCGAAAACTTCAGATCTTCATCTCATCTACCTATGTGGACCTGATCGACGAGCGACAAGCCGCAGTCGATGCTGTCCTGAAGTCCGGTCATATTCCTGCGGGCATGGAGCTGTTTGCCGCCGGGAGTAAGAGTCAGATGGAGACGATCAAACGCTGGATTGACGAGTCTGACATCTACATGCTCATTCTTGGGAGTCGATACGGTTCGATTGAGGCTCGTTCTGGGAAGAGCTACACTCAAGTCGAGTATGAATATGCCGTAAGCGTCAATAAGCCTCTGTTTGCTGTTGTTCTTACTGATGACGCGATTGATAGGAAGGTCCAGGTTCTAGGGCGACGAGTTGTTGAGACTGAAAATCCAAGGGACTGGAAGGATTTTCGCTCGTTGGTGCTTAATCGTGTTTGCCGGCTGGTTGAGGATTCTCGCGACATAAAGCTGGCCATTCACGAGAGCCTTGCTGAACTTGGTCGACGACACGCTTTTCGGGGATGGGTTTCTGGAGAACAGGTGGAAGGGCTTAATGATGCACTGAAGAAAATAAGGGACTTGCAAAGAGAGAATGCTGAGTTGCGTGCAGGGTTGTCCAAGAAGGAACTCAGCTCTTCTTTCAGGGCTGCGGTAGATTGGGTGAAGTTGGAGCGAACGCTCAAGGCAATGAAGGTGTCTTTTAGTTTTGAAGGCAGGGTGACGGAACGAAGCGTTTTGTCGTGGTTTTATTATCTGAGGCAGTCGTTCGTTCGCGGTGTGGATAATCGTCCTCAGGCCAGTAGTGAGGATTTGTTTCTATATAATAATGTGGCTCCTTCGCTCGCCATCCACGGGCTTGTTCAGGATGAGAAGGTGTCAGGGGTGCAGTGGCGCCGGTTTTGTACAACCAGGCTTGGAAATGAGTTTCTGGCATACTTGGTGGATACCATGGCTGAGTCGACGAACCCGATGCTTGGGTTGCCGCCCCGTGCGCGTGTGACCGTCGAGCAGATGGCGGTGACGGAAGTAAGCGTAGCCAAGGCAAGGGAACGTGAGGCACCCCCTAAGGGCAACTCGAAGGTCGACCGAAATTCAAAGCCTTGA
- a CDS encoding GDSL-type esterase/lipase family protein, with product MSLKPTSTGWTLACTVLLTVGLSLAPLPEKFRPLPTLRQEGPLKPKLVALALPASLRGVKAPRPPADTMVPDVPTPALAEADAAATDTDAKAGPDVGEAPAVPGIGLEELSAPTLATARELEALRERMGAKHVDIELNCRKSRADGACEEDGLAPLMRALGDLRADARRTPVRVVHLGDSLIASDYITDVVRDRLQERFGSGGPGFLYIHRLASAGRATRAGTASTDGWKMERLVDTHWPKDRVGWTGVAFSTHGPSQATRYSLEGTRQAELFFLAQPASGSVQVSVDGKNTQRIQTRAFGPKAEAAFARLKLPEGAKTLTLTATGKTELHGVALESGTPGVVYDTVGLLGGMAEVYLRAQPATFRAQLRHRKPSLVVLMVGGNEAFFLSRERTTLDAVRSQMKELVSRVRTAVPDAACLVMSPIDAGVRTMSGEVVTRRHSAQVSEVFREEARRGGCAFYDTLAAMGGEGSALKWLESGLMLEDLVHPRVRGSNLLGHLFDLALQRAFARTHPPRLPGTDPTGLRDATPALNRTFEALARREAGAKLRVGIAQVGASHTAAHFFSDTVRAALAKRFGDAGRGFIAAGKPSSRLEAARVSRTLEGPWTVEDAKGATPGGTWGLTGIRAVGAPGASLGISFCEGCEDRKATPGRLDLYALDAPDAAAPVIRVDGEEIAAEAPPPEPLTKPTVRIRSFPVTGAAHTVQVTVPEGGGSATVLGASLEYDAPGLVYDALGLPGATAFTARDMDAAAMDEQFKARRPDLLVFWYGTNEAELPGLDAQGLRQDYAALVTRLRKATGAECLLIGPTDRLQQDADGRWAEAPALGKVLATLPLVAKDAGCAYWSARAAMGGERSMQRWQRRPEVLGHADGVHLTQAGYTVLANAFVKDLMAAYESTKKGGAPTASAAGAP from the coding sequence TTGAGTCTCAAGCCCACATCCACCGGGTGGACGCTGGCCTGCACCGTGCTGCTGACGGTGGGGTTGTCCCTGGCCCCACTGCCGGAGAAGTTCCGCCCCCTGCCCACCCTCCGGCAGGAAGGTCCGCTCAAGCCCAAGCTGGTGGCGCTCGCGCTGCCGGCCTCGCTGCGCGGCGTGAAGGCCCCGCGTCCGCCCGCCGACACGATGGTGCCCGACGTGCCGACCCCGGCGCTCGCGGAGGCCGACGCCGCGGCCACCGACACGGACGCGAAGGCCGGCCCCGACGTGGGTGAAGCGCCCGCGGTGCCCGGCATCGGCCTGGAGGAGCTGAGCGCCCCCACGCTCGCGACCGCGCGGGAGCTGGAGGCGCTGCGCGAGCGCATGGGCGCGAAGCACGTGGACATCGAGCTCAACTGCCGCAAGTCGCGCGCGGATGGCGCGTGCGAGGAGGACGGCCTGGCGCCGCTCATGCGCGCGCTGGGCGACCTGCGCGCGGACGCGCGGCGCACGCCGGTGCGGGTGGTGCACCTGGGCGATTCGTTGATCGCCTCCGACTACATCACCGACGTGGTGCGCGACCGGCTCCAGGAGCGCTTCGGTTCGGGCGGCCCGGGCTTCCTCTACATCCACCGGCTGGCGAGCGCTGGCCGCGCCACGCGCGCGGGCACCGCGAGCACGGACGGCTGGAAGATGGAGCGGCTGGTGGACACGCACTGGCCCAAGGACCGCGTGGGCTGGACGGGCGTGGCCTTCTCCACCCACGGGCCCTCGCAGGCGACGCGCTACTCGCTGGAGGGCACGCGCCAGGCGGAGCTGTTCTTCCTGGCCCAGCCGGCCAGCGGCTCCGTGCAGGTGTCGGTGGATGGCAAGAACACGCAGCGCATCCAGACGCGCGCGTTCGGTCCCAAGGCGGAGGCCGCGTTCGCGAGGCTGAAGCTCCCCGAGGGCGCGAAGACGCTGACGCTCACCGCCACGGGCAAGACGGAGCTTCACGGTGTCGCGCTGGAGTCCGGCACGCCGGGCGTCGTCTACGACACGGTGGGCCTGCTGGGCGGCATGGCGGAGGTGTACCTGCGCGCGCAGCCAGCGACCTTCCGCGCGCAGCTGCGGCACCGCAAGCCGTCGCTGGTGGTGCTGATGGTGGGCGGCAACGAGGCGTTCTTCCTGTCGCGGGAGCGCACCACCCTGGACGCGGTGCGCTCACAGATGAAGGAGCTGGTGTCGCGCGTGCGCACGGCGGTGCCGGACGCGGCGTGCCTCGTGATGTCGCCCATCGACGCGGGCGTGCGCACGATGAGCGGCGAGGTTGTCACGCGCCGGCACTCGGCGCAGGTGTCGGAGGTGTTCCGGGAAGAGGCGCGCCGGGGCGGCTGTGCCTTCTACGACACGCTGGCGGCGATGGGCGGCGAGGGCTCCGCGCTCAAGTGGCTGGAGTCCGGCCTGATGCTGGAGGACCTGGTGCACCCGCGCGTGCGCGGCTCCAACCTGCTGGGCCACCTGTTCGACCTGGCGTTGCAGCGGGCCTTCGCGCGCACACACCCGCCGCGCCTGCCGGGCACGGACCCGACGGGCCTGCGGGACGCGACCCCGGCGCTGAACCGGACGTTCGAGGCCCTGGCCCGCCGCGAGGCCGGCGCGAAGCTGCGCGTGGGCATCGCGCAGGTCGGCGCGTCCCACACGGCGGCGCACTTCTTCTCCGACACCGTGCGCGCGGCGCTGGCGAAGCGCTTCGGTGACGCGGGGCGGGGCTTCATCGCGGCGGGCAAGCCGTCGTCGCGGCTGGAGGCGGCGCGCGTGTCGCGCACGCTGGAGGGCCCATGGACGGTGGAGGACGCGAAGGGCGCCACGCCCGGCGGGACGTGGGGGCTCACCGGCATCCGCGCGGTGGGAGCGCCCGGCGCCAGCCTGGGCATCTCCTTCTGCGAGGGCTGCGAGGACCGCAAGGCCACCCCGGGCCGGCTGGACCTGTACGCGCTGGACGCGCCGGACGCCGCCGCGCCGGTGATCCGCGTGGACGGTGAGGAGATCGCCGCGGAGGCCCCGCCGCCCGAACCGCTGACGAAGCCCACGGTGCGCATCCGTTCGTTCCCGGTGACGGGCGCCGCGCACACGGTGCAGGTGACGGTGCCGGAGGGTGGAGGGTCCGCGACGGTGCTGGGCGCGTCGCTGGAGTACGACGCGCCGGGGCTGGTGTACGACGCGCTGGGGCTGCCCGGCGCCACGGCCTTCACCGCGCGGGACATGGACGCGGCGGCGATGGACGAACAGTTCAAGGCGCGGCGGCCGGACCTGCTGGTGTTCTGGTACGGCACCAACGAGGCGGAGCTGCCGGGGCTGGACGCGCAAGGGCTGCGCCAGGACTACGCGGCGCTGGTGACGCGGCTGCGCAAGGCGACGGGCGCGGAGTGCCTGCTCATCGGGCCCACGGACCGACTCCAGCAGGACGCGGACGGCCGGTGGGCGGAGGCGCCCGCGCTGGGCAAGGTGCTCGCGACGCTGCCCCTGGTGGCGAAGGACGCGGGGTGCGCGTACTGGTCCGCGCGGGCGGCCATGGGCGGCGAGCGCTCCATGCAGCGCTGGCAGCGGCGGCCGGAGGTGCTGGGGCACGCGGACGGGGTGCACCTGACGCAGGCGGGCTACACGGTGCTCGCGAACGCGTTCGTGAAGGACCTGATGGCGGCGTACGAGTCCACGAAGAAGGGCGGCGCGCCGACGGCCTCCGCCGCGGGAGCGCCCTGA
- a CDS encoding undecaprenyl-diphosphate phosphatase — protein sequence MSLLEAIVLGLVQGLTEFLPISSTAHLRIAPELFGWADPGAAYSAIIQLGTVAAVLIYFRKDIVSLVTAFFQGLVKRDPFGTLESRLAWFVGVGTLPIGLCGLAFKKLIETQFRSLYVIAGSLIVLAVVLFVVEKRASHTRTVADMTWRDGIIIGLWQALALVPGSSRSGTTLTGGLSLGLKREDAARYSFLLSIPATTLAGIFELKHLLEATTRPSTMALVVGTLVAFASGMGAIAWLLNFLKRRTTLVFVVYRIALGVLLLGLLQANVLKPMSGVENLSTPDAPTKAPVEKQVTD from the coding sequence ATGAGCCTTCTAGAAGCCATCGTCCTGGGTCTGGTCCAGGGTCTCACGGAGTTCCTGCCCATCAGCTCCACCGCGCACCTGCGCATCGCGCCGGAGCTGTTCGGCTGGGCCGACCCGGGGGCCGCGTACTCGGCCATCATCCAACTGGGCACGGTGGCCGCGGTGCTCATCTACTTCCGCAAGGACATCGTCTCGCTGGTGACGGCGTTCTTCCAGGGCCTGGTGAAGCGCGACCCGTTCGGCACGCTGGAGTCACGGCTCGCGTGGTTCGTGGGGGTGGGCACGCTGCCCATCGGCCTCTGTGGGCTGGCGTTCAAGAAGCTCATCGAGACGCAGTTCCGGTCGCTCTACGTCATCGCGGGCAGCCTCATCGTGCTGGCGGTGGTGCTGTTCGTCGTGGAGAAGCGCGCGTCGCACACGCGCACGGTGGCGGACATGACGTGGCGGGACGGCATCATCATCGGCCTGTGGCAGGCGCTGGCGCTGGTGCCGGGCTCGTCGCGGTCCGGCACGACGCTGACGGGCGGCCTGTCGCTGGGGCTCAAGCGCGAGGACGCGGCGCGCTATTCGTTCCTGCTGTCCATTCCGGCGACGACGCTGGCGGGCATCTTCGAGCTGAAGCACCTGCTGGAGGCGACGACGCGGCCGTCCACGATGGCGCTGGTGGTGGGCACGCTGGTGGCTTTCGCGTCCGGCATGGGCGCCATCGCGTGGCTCTTGAACTTCCTGAAGCGCCGCACCACGTTGGTGTTCGTGGTGTACCGCATCGCGCTGGGCGTGCTGCTGCTGGGGCTGCTGCAGGCGAACGTGCTCAAGCCGATGTCGGGCGTGGAGAACCTGTCGACGCCGGATGCGCCGACGAAGGCGCCGGTCGAAAAGCAAGTCACGGACTGA
- a CDS encoding type II secretion system protein GspG: MDKSRRRVPRQRGMTLIEIMVVITILGLIAAAVGVAVMGQFGTAKEKRVSLDFGGLEQGLQLYAVKKGRLPDTATGLRALVDEGILTKLPQDPWGQDYVYTLERSRPVIVSLGADGAPGGEGDDRDLSSRDLDTVSAR; encoded by the coding sequence ATGGACAAGAGCAGGCGACGGGTGCCGCGTCAGCGCGGCATGACACTGATTGAAATCATGGTGGTCATCACCATCCTGGGGTTGATCGCCGCCGCGGTGGGCGTGGCGGTGATGGGCCAGTTCGGGACGGCGAAGGAGAAGCGCGTGTCGCTGGACTTCGGGGGGCTCGAGCAGGGGCTGCAGTTGTACGCGGTGAAGAAGGGCCGGTTGCCGGACACGGCCACGGGGCTGCGCGCGCTGGTGGACGAGGGCATCCTCACGAAGCTCCCCCAGGACCCGTGGGGCCAGGACTACGTGTACACGCTGGAGCGGAGCAGGCCGGTCATCGTGTCACTGGGGGCGGACGGAGCGCCGGGCGGTGAGGGCGACGACCGGGACCTCTCCTCGCGCGACCTGGACACGGTGTCCGCGCGCTGA
- a CDS encoding CoA pyrophosphatase, which yields MRVEALFDALESRLKARPPRTFDLPGRVLREAAVLVPLFERDGVPCMVFTRRPAHLRTHAGQYAFPGGGQDAVDATPLETALRETEEELGIARGGVRILGQLDEAPTTSAYRIHPYVGVIPGDGKYVPSPAEVDLVLEVPLVRLMDPAILRVERHAWEGQEHDVHFYTHGEHVIWGATARILRDFLLLVAEVPGVQDVLDAPLPAGR from the coding sequence GTGCGCGTGGAGGCCTTGTTCGATGCGTTGGAGTCGCGGCTCAAGGCGCGCCCACCGCGGACGTTCGACCTGCCGGGCCGGGTGTTGCGCGAGGCGGCGGTGCTGGTGCCGCTGTTCGAACGGGACGGCGTGCCCTGCATGGTCTTCACCCGGCGGCCCGCGCACCTGCGCACGCACGCGGGGCAGTACGCGTTTCCGGGCGGCGGTCAGGACGCGGTTGACGCCACGCCGCTGGAGACCGCGCTGCGCGAGACGGAGGAGGAGCTGGGCATCGCGCGTGGCGGCGTGCGCATCCTGGGCCAGCTGGATGAGGCGCCGACGACGTCCGCGTACCGCATCCACCCCTACGTGGGCGTGATTCCGGGGGACGGCAAGTACGTGCCGAGCCCGGCGGAGGTGGACCTGGTGCTGGAGGTGCCGCTGGTGCGGCTGATGGACCCGGCCATCCTCCGCGTGGAGCGCCACGCGTGGGAGGGACAGGAGCACGACGTGCATTTCTACACGCACGGCGAGCACGTCATCTGGGGCGCCACGGCGCGCATCCTGCGCGACTTCCTGTTGCTCGTGGCTGAGGTGCCGGGCGTGCAGGACGTGTTGGATGCTCCCCTGCCTGCCGGGCGTTGA
- a CDS encoding YchJ family protein has product MPPVPLCPCSSGQRYRQCCAPFHRGEAEAPDAERLMRSRYSAFAQRDAAYLWKTLHPDHPMRARPEADVLRELRAFAQGHQYPGLTVLGHQPPDASGLARVLFFARVFEKGKDQSFVERSDFRHDGTGWRYLDGVLKLPRELSVPPESLTLDTFPAD; this is encoded by the coding sequence ATGCCGCCCGTCCCCCTGTGCCCCTGCTCCTCCGGCCAGCGCTACCGACAGTGCTGCGCCCCCTTCCACCGCGGCGAAGCCGAAGCGCCCGACGCCGAGCGCCTCATGCGCAGCCGCTACAGCGCCTTCGCCCAGCGCGACGCGGCCTACCTGTGGAAGACCCTCCACCCCGACCACCCGATGCGCGCCCGCCCGGAGGCGGACGTCCTGCGCGAGCTGCGCGCCTTCGCCCAGGGCCACCAGTACCCGGGGCTCACGGTACTGGGCCACCAGCCCCCGGACGCCTCCGGGCTCGCCCGCGTCCTCTTCTTCGCCAGGGTGTTCGAGAAGGGCAAGGACCAGTCCTTCGTGGAGCGCTCCGACTTCCGCCACGATGGCACCGGCTGGCGCTACCTGGACGGCGTCCTCAAGCTGCCGCGCGAACTGTCCGTGCCGCCCGAGTCCCTCACGCTCGACACCTTCCCTGCGGACTGA
- a CDS encoding DUF488 domain-containing protein — translation MVARMPRRAPGWSGVQVFALGHSTRPVEELVGMLWANGVRTLVDIRTVPRSRHNPQFNVDVLGPLLARAGVEHLHLAALGGLRRARKDSPNGAWRNASFRGYADYMLTEDFARGLEALREVALRGPVAVMCAEALRWRCHRSLLADALWARGVQVMHITGPTRLEPHQLTAFARLHGRQVLYPKEAEAVSEASAW, via the coding sequence ATGGTCGCGCGGATGCCGAGGCGGGCCCCAGGCTGGAGTGGCGTCCAGGTGTTCGCCCTGGGCCACTCCACGCGCCCGGTGGAGGAGCTGGTGGGGATGCTGTGGGCGAACGGGGTGCGGACGCTCGTGGACATTCGCACCGTGCCGCGCTCGCGCCACAACCCGCAGTTCAACGTGGACGTGCTCGGGCCGTTGCTCGCGCGAGCAGGCGTGGAGCACCTGCACCTGGCGGCGCTCGGTGGCCTGCGGCGTGCGCGCAAGGACTCACCCAACGGGGCGTGGCGCAACGCGAGCTTTCGTGGCTACGCGGACTACATGTTGACGGAGGACTTCGCGCGGGGACTTGAGGCGCTGCGCGAGGTCGCGCTGCGTGGGCCCGTGGCCGTCATGTGCGCGGAGGCGCTGCGGTGGCGGTGCCATCGCTCGCTCCTGGCAGACGCGCTCTGGGCCCGGGGAGTCCAGGTGATGCACATCACGGGGCCCACCCGCCTGGAGCCGCATCAGCTCACGGCCTTCGCCAGACTCCACGGCCGGCAGGTGCTCTACCCGAAGGAAGCGGAGGCCGTGTCCGAGGCGAGTGCCTGGTGA
- a CDS encoding methyltransferase encodes MDGGHEAGGAREAALVALGSALRAEGYAFTTVTPETHRRVNARSEAREARSLRDVFGWSRPFAPGVLSSRVESALEQAGALEDCGDGKRRSQVRFSTLGSGLYVHSAWPTSQKDAVFFGPDTYRFCSLLQRTPGTFRRVVDLGCGSGAGALSVAGRSTEVVLADLNPEALVFSRVNARLNGAHGVQVVRSDLLQEVAGSFDLIMANPPYLADTDGRTYRDGGGTHGTELSVRIVREGAERLMPGGTLVLYTGAPVVEGEDLLRTALERVWRSAPLTDVSYEELDPDVFGEELEKEPYAGVERIALVALTARRV; translated from the coding sequence GTGGACGGTGGGCATGAGGCAGGTGGCGCCAGGGAGGCCGCGCTGGTCGCGTTGGGGAGCGCCCTGCGGGCGGAGGGCTATGCCTTCACGACGGTGACACCGGAGACGCACCGGCGGGTGAATGCCCGCTCCGAGGCGCGTGAGGCCCGCTCGCTGCGGGACGTGTTCGGGTGGAGCCGGCCTTTCGCGCCCGGCGTGCTGAGTTCGCGGGTGGAGTCCGCGCTGGAGCAGGCGGGGGCGCTGGAGGATTGTGGAGACGGGAAGCGGCGCAGCCAGGTGCGGTTCTCCACGCTGGGGTCGGGGCTGTACGTCCATTCGGCGTGGCCCACGTCGCAGAAGGATGCGGTGTTCTTCGGTCCGGACACCTACCGGTTCTGTTCGCTGTTGCAGCGGACGCCGGGCACGTTCCGGCGCGTGGTGGACCTGGGGTGTGGTTCGGGCGCGGGGGCCCTGTCGGTGGCGGGGCGGAGCACGGAGGTGGTGCTCGCGGACCTGAATCCGGAGGCGCTGGTGTTCTCGCGGGTGAACGCGCGGCTGAATGGTGCGCACGGGGTCCAGGTGGTGCGCTCCGACCTGCTTCAGGAGGTCGCGGGTTCCTTCGATCTGATCATGGCGAACCCGCCGTATCTGGCGGACACGGATGGGCGCACGTACCGGGATGGGGGCGGCACGCACGGCACGGAGCTGTCGGTGCGCATCGTGCGCGAGGGCGCGGAGCGGCTGATGCCGGGTGGGACGCTGGTGCTCTACACGGGCGCGCCGGTGGTGGAGGGTGAGGACCTGCTGCGCACCGCGCTGGAGCGGGTGTGGCGGAGCGCGCCGCTCACGGACGTGTCCTACGAGGAGTTGGATCCGGACGTGTTCGGTGAGGAGCTGGAGAAGGAGCCGTATGCCGGCGTGGAGCGCATCGCGCTGGTGGCGCTGACGGCCCGGCGGGTTTGA
- a CDS encoding MBOAT family O-acyltransferase, with protein sequence MLSHSLHYVIFVIAVFALYWAVHRHFWPRMLVLLVASLVLYTGFTKVPQLIEQGNATAEALLLAGMPLLIFLAGVTVDHLLVKGLGRTARPGVRKLLVVLSIVSNLGMLAGFKYLELLRKTALALLGPWGVDVRPEPLHLLLPVGLSFFVFQSISYTVDVYRGKASSGHSFIEHLLYMLFFPRVVSGPIVRASELMAHFREVPTLSPDDGGKAMFRIAVGLVKKLVIADVLGSGIVDPVFGSPDAYSSAECAVAAVAYTLELYYDFSGYSDIAIGVAALFGFRFPENFARPYLAKNLFEFWNRWHMSLSSWLRDYLYIPLGGNRCSKPRVLFNLMMVMVLGGLWHGADWRFAVWGAVHGVALCAVRCWWWFRGKQQEPGPVRVGLGILATFTLVVLTRVVFRAPDMTHAAEFYQRMLAGIPGLANVGPLVWAMLAVAIIAHTLPMKVYDVTALAFLKLPPPARAVVLVLIGLGIRQLASLEARPYVYLQF encoded by the coding sequence GTGCTGTCCCACAGCCTCCACTACGTCATCTTCGTCATCGCGGTGTTCGCGCTCTACTGGGCGGTGCACCGGCACTTCTGGCCCCGGATGCTGGTGCTGCTGGTGGCCAGCCTGGTGCTCTACACGGGGTTCACGAAGGTCCCGCAGCTCATCGAGCAGGGGAACGCGACGGCGGAGGCCCTGCTGCTGGCGGGGATGCCGCTGCTCATCTTCCTGGCGGGCGTGACGGTGGACCACCTGCTGGTGAAGGGGCTGGGCCGCACGGCCAGGCCCGGCGTGCGCAAGCTGCTGGTGGTGCTGTCCATCGTCTCCAACCTGGGGATGCTGGCGGGCTTCAAGTACCTGGAGCTGCTGCGCAAGACGGCGCTGGCGCTGCTGGGGCCGTGGGGCGTGGACGTCCGCCCGGAGCCCCTCCACCTGCTGTTGCCGGTGGGGCTGTCGTTCTTCGTCTTCCAGTCCATCAGCTACACGGTGGACGTGTACCGGGGGAAGGCGAGCTCCGGGCACTCGTTCATCGAGCACCTGCTCTACATGCTGTTCTTCCCGCGCGTGGTGAGCGGGCCCATCGTCCGCGCGTCGGAGCTGATGGCGCACTTCCGCGAGGTGCCCACGCTGTCGCCGGATGACGGCGGCAAGGCGATGTTCCGCATCGCCGTGGGGCTGGTGAAGAAGCTGGTCATCGCGGACGTGCTGGGCAGCGGCATCGTGGATCCGGTGTTCGGCAGCCCGGACGCGTACTCGTCGGCGGAGTGCGCGGTGGCGGCGGTCGCGTACACGCTGGAGCTGTACTACGACTTCTCGGGGTACTCGGACATCGCCATTGGCGTGGCGGCGTTGTTCGGCTTCCGGTTCCCGGAGAACTTCGCGCGGCCGTACCTGGCGAAGAACCTGTTCGAGTTCTGGAACCGCTGGCACATGAGCCTGTCGTCGTGGCTGCGGGACTACCTGTACATCCCGCTGGGCGGCAACCGGTGCTCGAAGCCGAGGGTGCTCTTCAACCTGATGATGGTGATGGTGCTGGGCGGCCTGTGGCACGGGGCGGACTGGCGCTTCGCCGTGTGGGGCGCGGTGCACGGCGTGGCGCTGTGCGCGGTGCGCTGCTGGTGGTGGTTCCGGGGCAAGCAGCAGGAGCCCGGTCCGGTGCGGGTGGGCCTGGGCATCCTGGCCACGTTCACGCTGGTGGTGTTGACGCGCGTGGTGTTCCGGGCGCCGGACATGACGCACGCGGCGGAGTTCTACCAGCGCATGCTGGCGGGCATCCCGGGCCTCGCGAACGTGGGCCCGCTGGTGTGGGCCATGCTGGCGGTGGCCATCATCGCGCACACGCTGCCGATGAAGGTCTACGACGTGACGGCGCTCGCGTTCCTCAAGCTGCCACCGCCCGCGCGAGCGGTGGTGCTGGTGCTCATCGGCCTGGGCATCCGGCAGCTGGCCTCGCTGGAAGCGCGGCCGTACGTGTACCTGCAGTTCTGA